From Curtobacterium sp. SGAir0471, the proteins below share one genomic window:
- the hpt gene encoding hypoxanthine phosphoribosyltransferase: MELSDVQADLSEVLFTPEQIDEKLAELAAVVDRDYAGKDPLLVGVLKGAVMVMADFSRHLKMQARMDWMAVSSYGSGTKSSGVVRILKDLDTDLHGRDVIIVEDIIDSGLTLSWLKQNLESRGAASVEIVALLRKPEAAKVEVDVKYAGFEIPDAFVVGYGLDFDERYRNLRGIGVLAPHVYS, encoded by the coding sequence GTGGAACTCTCCGACGTCCAGGCAGACCTGTCCGAAGTGCTCTTCACCCCCGAGCAGATCGACGAGAAGCTCGCCGAACTCGCCGCGGTGGTCGACCGTGACTACGCGGGCAAGGACCCGCTGCTCGTCGGCGTGCTGAAGGGCGCCGTCATGGTCATGGCGGACTTCTCGCGGCACCTCAAGATGCAGGCCCGCATGGACTGGATGGCGGTCTCGTCGTACGGCTCCGGCACGAAGTCGTCCGGCGTGGTGCGGATCCTCAAGGACCTCGACACCGACCTGCACGGCCGCGACGTCATCATCGTCGAGGACATCATCGACTCCGGCCTGACGCTGTCCTGGCTCAAGCAGAACCTCGAGTCCCGCGGGGCCGCGAGCGTCGAGATCGTCGCGCTGCTCCGCAAGCCCGAGGCGGCCAAGGTCGAGGTCGACGTCAAGTACGCCGGCTTCGAGATCCCCGACGCCTTCGTGGTCGGCTACGGCCTGGACTTCGACGAGCGCTACCGCAACCTGCGCGGCATCGGCGTGCTCGCGCCGCACGTCTACTCCTGA